In Octopus bimaculoides isolate UCB-OBI-ISO-001 chromosome 21, ASM119413v2, whole genome shotgun sequence, a single window of DNA contains:
- the LOC106875308 gene encoding alpha-tubulin N-acetyltransferase isoform X2, whose translation MEFDFNINHIFTNRVTKFDKRVKQFHTNRRELTQQKDPACIVIDKLGIASSKAQGLRTPVTSTSKLKDSDHLIYLLKDEQNRNLGAAIGFLKIGYKSLFVYDHNGIIHELTPMCILDFYIHESRQRQGFGKELFDYMLQDTRLQPCQLAIDKPSFKFSSFLKKHYNLIHSIPQTNNFVIYRGFFSEKKKDNHEQILPNKNAEPNIPINRLSLHEKETVFAKGQPFSKASAQNTLSLTKQQDYPEDKDLLSVTNLKPIPSEAKNSLKESHYSPIADTIRTRTPQTTVKLHRTTPLPLGDDHNRHLSSAHGTLPEEAGNKINRTSGPQRANIAGGTDHPNFNPLMVTKVDPLSLYTNRYSYSRQHAKLLPYMDSSKIRLPQIEQDSSQCFQRKSSFPNKEINSNVPWSLFNNVAKYHSLIKRGYSHTRIW comes from the exons ATGGAGTTTGACTTCAATATCAACCATATCTTTACAAACAGGGTTACCAAGTTTGACAAACGGGTAAAACAATTCCACACAAATCGAAGAGA ACTAACACAGCAGAAAGACCCAGCATGTATAGTCATAGACAAACTTGGAATTGCTTCTTCTAAG GCTCAAGGGTTACGAACACCGGTGACCAGTACTTCTAAGCTAAAAGATTCTGACcatcttatttatttgttaaaagatgaacaaaatcg AAATCTCGGTGCAGCTATTGGTTTCTTGAAGATTGGCTACAAGTCACTGTTTGTGTATGACCACAATGGAATTATTCATGAACTGACGCCAATGTGTATCTTGGATTTCTATATCCATGAGTCTCGTCAGAGGCAAGGTTTTGGAAAAGAATTATTTGACTACATGTTACAG GACACGAGACTGCAGCCTTGTCAGTTAGCCATTGACAAACCTTCATTCAAATTTAGTTCATTTCTCAAAAAACACTACAACCTCATTCATTCCATACCTCAGACAAACAATTTTGTGATATACCGTGGATTCttctcagaaaaaaagaaag ATAACCATGAGCAAATTCTCCCAAATAAAAATGCCGAACCAAATATTCCCATCAACAGACTAAGCTTGCATGAAAAGGAAACGGTTTTTGCAAAAGGGCAACCATTTTCAAAAGCGTCAGCACAGAATACCCTATCGTTAACCAAGCAGCAAGAT TATCCAGAGGATAAAGACCTTCTTTCTGTAACCAATTTAAAACCAATTCCTTCTGAAGCAAAGAACTCTCTGAAAGAAAG CCATTACAGTCCTATTGCCGATACAATTAGAACCAGGACTCCACAAACTACAGTGAAGCTCCACCGAACTACTCCTTTACCATTAGGTGACGATCACAACAGACATCTCAGCTCAGCTCATGGGACACTACCTGAAGAGGCTGGCAATAAAATCAACAGAACAAGTGGACCACAAAGAg CAAATATAGCTGGAGGCACTGATCATCCCAATTTCAACCCACTGATGGTAACAAAAGTCGACCCACTTAGCTTGTATACCAATAGGTACTCCTATTCAAGACAGCATGCGAAATTACTTCCTTATATGGACTCTTCAAAAATTAG ATTACCACAAATAGAGCAAGATTCATCACAGTGCTTCCAACGCAAGTCTTCATTCCCGAACAAAGAAATTAATAGCAATGTACCTTGGTCATTGTTCAACAATGTGGCAAAATATCATTCACTTATAAAACGGGGTTATTCTCACACACGCATCTGGTGA
- the LOC106875308 gene encoding alpha-tubulin N-acetyltransferase isoform X1 translates to MEFDFNINHIFTNRVTKFDKRVKQFHTNRRELTQQKDPACIVIDKLGIASSKAQGLRTPVTSTSKLKDSDHLIYLLKDEQNRNLGAAIGFLKIGYKSLFVYDHNGIIHELTPMCILDFYIHESRQRQGFGKELFDYMLQDTRLQPCQLAIDKPSFKFSSFLKKHYNLIHSIPQTNNFVIYRGFFSEKKKDIRSNKKLLRYMNHYNHEQILPNKNAEPNIPINRLSLHEKETVFAKGQPFSKASAQNTLSLTKQQDYPEDKDLLSVTNLKPIPSEAKNSLKESHYSPIADTIRTRTPQTTVKLHRTTPLPLGDDHNRHLSSAHGTLPEEAGNKINRTSGPQRANIAGGTDHPNFNPLMVTKVDPLSLYTNRYSYSRQHAKLLPYMDSSKIRLPQIEQDSSQCFQRKSSFPNKEINSNVPWSLFNNVAKYHSLIKRGYSHTRIW, encoded by the exons ATGGAGTTTGACTTCAATATCAACCATATCTTTACAAACAGGGTTACCAAGTTTGACAAACGGGTAAAACAATTCCACACAAATCGAAGAGA ACTAACACAGCAGAAAGACCCAGCATGTATAGTCATAGACAAACTTGGAATTGCTTCTTCTAAG GCTCAAGGGTTACGAACACCGGTGACCAGTACTTCTAAGCTAAAAGATTCTGACcatcttatttatttgttaaaagatgaacaaaatcg AAATCTCGGTGCAGCTATTGGTTTCTTGAAGATTGGCTACAAGTCACTGTTTGTGTATGACCACAATGGAATTATTCATGAACTGACGCCAATGTGTATCTTGGATTTCTATATCCATGAGTCTCGTCAGAGGCAAGGTTTTGGAAAAGAATTATTTGACTACATGTTACAG GACACGAGACTGCAGCCTTGTCAGTTAGCCATTGACAAACCTTCATTCAAATTTAGTTCATTTCTCAAAAAACACTACAACCTCATTCATTCCATACCTCAGACAAACAATTTTGTGATATACCGTGGATTCttctcagaaaaaaagaaag ATATCAGATCGAACAAGAAACTGCTGCGCTATATGAATCATT ATAACCATGAGCAAATTCTCCCAAATAAAAATGCCGAACCAAATATTCCCATCAACAGACTAAGCTTGCATGAAAAGGAAACGGTTTTTGCAAAAGGGCAACCATTTTCAAAAGCGTCAGCACAGAATACCCTATCGTTAACCAAGCAGCAAGAT TATCCAGAGGATAAAGACCTTCTTTCTGTAACCAATTTAAAACCAATTCCTTCTGAAGCAAAGAACTCTCTGAAAGAAAG CCATTACAGTCCTATTGCCGATACAATTAGAACCAGGACTCCACAAACTACAGTGAAGCTCCACCGAACTACTCCTTTACCATTAGGTGACGATCACAACAGACATCTCAGCTCAGCTCATGGGACACTACCTGAAGAGGCTGGCAATAAAATCAACAGAACAAGTGGACCACAAAGAg CAAATATAGCTGGAGGCACTGATCATCCCAATTTCAACCCACTGATGGTAACAAAAGTCGACCCACTTAGCTTGTATACCAATAGGTACTCCTATTCAAGACAGCATGCGAAATTACTTCCTTATATGGACTCTTCAAAAATTAG ATTACCACAAATAGAGCAAGATTCATCACAGTGCTTCCAACGCAAGTCTTCATTCCCGAACAAAGAAATTAATAGCAATGTACCTTGGTCATTGTTCAACAATGTGGCAAAATATCATTCACTTATAAAACGGGGTTATTCTCACACACGCATCTGGTGA
- the LOC106875308 gene encoding alpha-tubulin N-acetyltransferase 1 isoform X3 — protein sequence MEFDFNINHIFTNRVTKFDKRVKQFHTNRRELTQQKDPACIVIDKLGIASSKAQGLRTPVTSTSKLKDSDHLIYLLKDEQNRNLGAAIGFLKIGYKSLFVYDHNGIIHELTPMCILDFYIHESRQRQGFGKELFDYMLQDTRLQPCQLAIDKPSFKFSSFLKKHYNLIHSIPQTNNFVIYRGFFSEKKKDIRSNKKLLRYMNHYNHEQILPNKNAEPNIPINRLSLHEKETVFAKGQPFSKASAQNTLSLTKQQDYPEDKDLLSVTNLKPIPSEAKNSLKESHYSPIADTIRTRTPQTTVKLHRTTPLPLGDDHNRHLSSAHGTLPEEAGNKINRTSGPQRDYHK from the exons ATGGAGTTTGACTTCAATATCAACCATATCTTTACAAACAGGGTTACCAAGTTTGACAAACGGGTAAAACAATTCCACACAAATCGAAGAGA ACTAACACAGCAGAAAGACCCAGCATGTATAGTCATAGACAAACTTGGAATTGCTTCTTCTAAG GCTCAAGGGTTACGAACACCGGTGACCAGTACTTCTAAGCTAAAAGATTCTGACcatcttatttatttgttaaaagatgaacaaaatcg AAATCTCGGTGCAGCTATTGGTTTCTTGAAGATTGGCTACAAGTCACTGTTTGTGTATGACCACAATGGAATTATTCATGAACTGACGCCAATGTGTATCTTGGATTTCTATATCCATGAGTCTCGTCAGAGGCAAGGTTTTGGAAAAGAATTATTTGACTACATGTTACAG GACACGAGACTGCAGCCTTGTCAGTTAGCCATTGACAAACCTTCATTCAAATTTAGTTCATTTCTCAAAAAACACTACAACCTCATTCATTCCATACCTCAGACAAACAATTTTGTGATATACCGTGGATTCttctcagaaaaaaagaaag ATATCAGATCGAACAAGAAACTGCTGCGCTATATGAATCATT ATAACCATGAGCAAATTCTCCCAAATAAAAATGCCGAACCAAATATTCCCATCAACAGACTAAGCTTGCATGAAAAGGAAACGGTTTTTGCAAAAGGGCAACCATTTTCAAAAGCGTCAGCACAGAATACCCTATCGTTAACCAAGCAGCAAGAT TATCCAGAGGATAAAGACCTTCTTTCTGTAACCAATTTAAAACCAATTCCTTCTGAAGCAAAGAACTCTCTGAAAGAAAG CCATTACAGTCCTATTGCCGATACAATTAGAACCAGGACTCCACAAACTACAGTGAAGCTCCACCGAACTACTCCTTTACCATTAGGTGACGATCACAACAGACATCTCAGCTCAGCTCATGGGACACTACCTGAAGAGGCTGGCAATAAAATCAACAGAACAAGTGGACCACAAAGAg ATTACCACAAATAG